In Endozoicomonas sp. GU-1, one DNA window encodes the following:
- a CDS encoding TetR/AcrR family transcriptional regulator, protein MTGRKSYHHGNLHQELLEEATRMIGEQGVDGISMRALAERVGVSRTAAYHHFKDKNALLCAIAEQGFEKWQAHFAQQMHEQSGGMNGWLKAFVHAYLDLSWKYPEEYDLMFGRPVWKNGEPTESLRAASFACFQHYVDLIRSWQDKGKFSKDMDGLRLAQVSWSMLHGMSRLLNDGIYLDRNSIDAMSDSAVEMILAAAAV, encoded by the coding sequence ATGACTGGCAGAAAATCCTACCACCACGGCAACCTTCACCAGGAGCTGCTTGAAGAGGCAACCCGGATGATCGGGGAGCAGGGGGTGGATGGCATTTCCATGCGCGCGCTGGCGGAGCGGGTAGGGGTCTCCAGAACGGCGGCTTATCATCATTTTAAAGATAAGAATGCGCTGCTCTGTGCCATCGCTGAGCAGGGGTTTGAGAAGTGGCAGGCACACTTTGCACAACAGATGCATGAGCAGTCAGGGGGCATGAATGGTTGGTTAAAGGCTTTTGTCCATGCCTATCTGGATCTTTCCTGGAAGTATCCAGAGGAGTATGACCTGATGTTCGGTCGTCCGGTCTGGAAAAATGGTGAACCAACCGAGAGTCTGAGAGCGGCCTCTTTTGCCTGCTTTCAGCACTATGTTGATCTGATCCGCAGCTGGCAGGACAAGGGTAAGTTTTCGAAAGATATGGATGGTCTGCGCCTTGCCCAGGTGAGCTGGAGCATGTTGCACGGTATGAGTCGCTTATTGAATGATGGTATTTATCTGGATAGAAACTCCATTGATGCCATGTCGGACAGTGCAGTAGAGATGATACTGGCAGCGGCAGCGGTATAA
- a CDS encoding D-hexose-6-phosphate mutarotase has product MFTSDLSTESTLSPNITRHSLNGLPILKIQSHECEAAISLHGGHLLQFKPTGHQDVIWLSKKAIFSPGKAIRGGVPVCWPWFGPVSAPSHGFARISPWQLLDHGENEQTVTIRLKLCTSEQTREIWPHDFSAVLTFTLGATLRIDLEMINTGERPWQWSGALHSYFNIAATTETWITGAGTSYLDSLQNGLPCNTSEALIINQPIDRIYTAPDATIAIHDRGNQRIIHVVNAGHNSAVIWNPWKETSRNMGDMNDDGYETMVCVEATRYAKDLASGALLMPGEKNILSTEISVTSDK; this is encoded by the coding sequence ATGTTCACCAGCGATCTGTCTACCGAATCAACTCTCAGCCCCAACATTACCCGGCATAGCCTGAATGGCCTGCCCATTCTGAAAATTCAGAGCCATGAATGTGAGGCGGCAATATCCCTCCACGGGGGCCATCTGCTGCAGTTCAAACCGACCGGGCATCAGGATGTTATCTGGCTCAGCAAGAAAGCAATCTTCTCACCAGGCAAAGCGATACGTGGTGGCGTTCCTGTCTGCTGGCCCTGGTTTGGCCCGGTCAGTGCGCCTTCACACGGGTTTGCCCGAATCAGCCCCTGGCAGTTGCTGGATCACGGGGAAAATGAACAGACCGTTACCATTCGCCTGAAACTCTGTACCTCCGAACAGACCCGAGAGATCTGGCCCCATGATTTCAGTGCCGTTCTCACCTTTACCCTGGGAGCAACCCTGCGCATAGACCTGGAAATGATCAACACCGGTGAGCGCCCCTGGCAATGGAGTGGTGCTTTGCACAGCTACTTCAATATAGCCGCAACCACCGAAACCTGGATTACCGGTGCCGGCACTTCCTACCTTGATAGCCTGCAAAATGGTCTGCCTTGCAACACCTCAGAAGCCCTGATCATCAATCAACCCATTGACCGGATTTATACCGCCCCGGATGCTACCATCGCCATCCATGACCGGGGTAATCAACGCATTATCCATGTTGTTAATGCCGGTCATAACTCCGCCGTTATCTGGAATCCATGGAAAGAAACCAGCAGAAATATGGGTGATATGAACGACGATGGTTATGAAACAATGGTTTGCGTTGAGGCAACCCGCTATGCGAAGGACCTGGCGTCGGGTGCATTGTTAATGCCCGGTGAAAAAAATATATTGAGCACTGAAATCAGTGTTACTTCTGATAAGTAA
- a CDS encoding cadherin repeat domain-containing protein, with product MVSSSIPPPHVGYTYNFNSLTFGKGFNGLIDEIQSFNYALNDAQVAANYQRTQPVPIAPAYNGIVAAGDVRFDWTSVHGAAGYELFVSSNKTDVDNPDSGLAAAWTGSPTEVVQTVNDTDQVFWRVDAIMADASRNRGDTSSFRKVASGYVAHTNQAPVVTQSTIDLGTIEGSKPFGPFDLSQYYSDPEGGELLVFQKNTATGTYGPWGGAFSAGLNVHGSGQVYSNEGVTNADAQTINLKVVDDRGQETFFDLNYQVEQAPKFTSNAFLVMEDTAVNTVVTTLTATDANRGDTTVIYSAVGGDGLSHFAVAPDGTVTLIAALDFDLKPSYSLVASATDEHGYSSEQTFTISIGNTVGLPLLTTHSTSFAGATLTDSGLSADIPDSSLASITIDEVNDQ from the coding sequence ATGGTCAGCTCATCGATTCCGCCCCCCCACGTGGGCTATACCTATAACTTTAACAGTCTGACTTTCGGCAAGGGCTTTAACGGTCTCATCGATGAGATTCAAAGTTTTAACTATGCCCTGAATGACGCTCAGGTTGCTGCCAATTATCAACGGACTCAACCGGTCCCGATTGCGCCTGCTTATAACGGTATTGTTGCTGCGGGAGATGTTCGATTTGACTGGACAAGCGTGCACGGTGCGGCAGGTTATGAACTCTTTGTCAGTTCAAACAAAACGGATGTTGATAACCCGGACAGTGGCTTGGCAGCTGCCTGGACAGGCAGCCCTACTGAAGTTGTACAGACGGTTAACGACACCGACCAGGTTTTCTGGCGAGTGGATGCCATTATGGCTGACGCCAGCCGTAACCGGGGCGATACCTCCAGCTTCCGAAAAGTGGCTTCTGGCTATGTGGCTCATACCAACCAGGCTCCGGTGGTCACTCAGTCAACCATTGACCTTGGTACGATTGAGGGAAGTAAACCCTTTGGACCTTTTGATCTCAGCCAATACTATAGCGATCCTGAGGGAGGTGAACTCCTCGTCTTCCAGAAAAATACCGCCACTGGTACTTATGGGCCATGGGGTGGTGCCTTTTCAGCGGGTTTGAACGTTCATGGTAGTGGTCAGGTTTACTCTAATGAGGGTGTAACGAATGCGGACGCACAGACCATAAACCTCAAGGTTGTCGACGACCGGGGTCAGGAAACGTTCTTTGACTTGAATTACCAGGTTGAGCAGGCTCCGAAATTCACCAGCAATGCTTTTCTGGTAATGGAGGATACGGCGGTCAACACTGTCGTTACGACGCTCACTGCAACGGATGCCAACCGTGGCGACACAACCGTCATCTATTCTGCAGTGGGCGGTGATGGACTCAGTCATTTCGCAGTTGCCCCTGATGGTACTGTGACCCTAATAGCAGCTTTGGACTTTGACCTGAAACCTTCATACAGCCTCGTTGCCAGTGCAACCGATGAGCACGGCTACTCTTCTGAACAGACCTTTACCATTTCAATTGGCAACACTGTGGGGCTGCCGCTGCTTACTACTCATTCGACGTCTTTTGCAGGCGCTACGCTGACCGACTCTGGCTTATCTGCGGATATCCCTGATAGCTCACTGGCTTCTATTACCATCGATGAGGTTAATGATCAGTAA
- a CDS encoding basic helix-loop-helix domain-containing protein — protein MHINTIPMQPDQMPPDESSGAVGINPANHTNKETTFKQFYVHQVDHLNLYFTPTEGEYIDLTTSESAQAAIDQQKRIASLRERQRVSRMNDAYEALKNKIPGAAGKSLTKLQILRQACLHIRALENQLRNPPGPF, from the coding sequence ATGCATATTAATACAATACCAATGCAGCCAGATCAGATGCCACCAGATGAATCATCTGGCGCTGTAGGAATAAATCCTGCCAATCATACAAATAAAGAGACAACGTTCAAACAGTTCTATGTTCATCAAGTTGATCACCTGAACCTTTATTTCACACCAACGGAAGGGGAATATATTGATCTCACCACAAGTGAAAGCGCGCAGGCCGCTATTGATCAGCAGAAGCGAATAGCTAGCCTTAGAGAAAGGCAACGTGTCAGTAGAATGAACGATGCCTATGAGGCACTTAAAAATAAAATTCCCGGAGCGGCTGGCAAATCATTAACAAAACTACAGATATTAAGACAGGCATGTCTACACATTAGAGCCCTTGAAAACCAACTCAGAAATCCCCCCGGACCTTTCTGA
- a CDS encoding bZIP transcription factor — protein MHSSPIINDVSFCPSTCDSIRWQDLTPSPAAPSIHEPGISGHSVQPVFDNTIPLYLTKDTTYQIILTPQRSLTEFSISHISPDIDDLFPELSQTTDNQFLFNSDNKPINEELTTIDSTSLNQCQLSHNLISSKPPPSLNQLTYTGAYKNIISDMTTYEVWRINNRKKLNRTSAKRSRDNIVNHIQEMESKLNSQQIASIKSICRKNINNIKEFDTIRDYLERNQKNNKLVKKHGIEKLSNLIMDTKRITINSIDIKDLNRFKLLKRKARNLYSSTKSRLFKSEYIKKLESATKANPTPTPGFQTPG, from the coding sequence ATGCACAGTTCACCAATCATAAATGATGTTTCTTTTTGTCCGAGCACTTGCGATTCGATACGGTGGCAAGATTTAACTCCCAGCCCAGCTGCACCTTCAATTCATGAGCCAGGCATATCTGGTCATTCCGTGCAACCGGTATTTGATAACACCATTCCTTTATATCTTACCAAGGATACAACATACCAGATTATATTAACCCCTCAACGCTCTTTAACTGAATTTTCTATTTCTCATATTTCACCTGATATTGATGATTTATTTCCTGAATTATCACAGACCACTGACAATCAATTTTTATTTAATTCTGATAACAAACCTATCAATGAGGAATTGACAACCATTGATTCAACATCATTAAATCAATGCCAATTATCTCATAATTTAATATCTTCGAAACCACCCCCCTCCCTTAACCAATTAACCTATACAGGGGCTTACAAAAATATAATTTCAGACATGACAACATATGAAGTTTGGAGAATAAATAATAGAAAGAAATTAAATAGAACATCTGCAAAAAGAAGCCGAGACAATATAGTAAACCATATACAAGAAATGGAATCAAAGCTGAATTCACAACAAATCGCATCAATCAAGTCAATTTGTAGAAAAAACATCAACAACATTAAAGAATTTGATACAATTAGAGATTATCTTGAGCGCAACCAGAAAAACAACAAACTGGTAAAAAAACACGGCATTGAAAAATTATCCAATTTAATAATGGATACTAAAAGAATAACAATCAATTCAATTGACATAAAGGATTTAAATAGATTTAAACTTTTAAAAAGGAAGGCTAGAAATTTATACTCTTCAACAAAATCAAGACTTTTCAAATCTGAATACATAAAAAAATTGGAATCTGCTACTAAAGCCAATCCCACTCCCACCCCTGGATTTCAAACCCCAGGCTAA
- a CDS encoding LamG-like jellyroll fold domain-containing protein: MKDLPPAFVTPAFNIYRDPATSLRETMAKRQVWLVLLISLLSLQLTFADIPKGNPQPNAAGVVTLRGWDAKLGAGITWEASAKYLLFSGSSAGSQAEWTIKGLENISYDVNLLLRNVPASSEGKSVQLQIGPETLQFTLPQTSGDLTSIKLGTATPGEGEHKAFLQGLDDYNDSLMEVYRIVLTPGTIQRWWNPLGQTWETKRPPLMLGAQWYTGNGNFDTPSPMKDVDDVRLNRKGYAIVTTEKLRKNLTKLNDFIAHKEALGFTVYVVTEKDHGGGHGAYAADNIRTWLRNNYQSKDILYVLMVGDPDIYQGDVPMAIAKGGISRFERQAKVDAGEVKDWYEYTYGVAATDHYYVDLVNETIDADGDGVLYSNGDWGKGHSGQWSVLVGRIQVAGEGSQFGKYSDVDAILQKFIDYENEADTTWRYRPDINDTTWNINAALYEFAGVEYRVRGGVVGDGHVPTDFQQWQNDHFLTNYDIGYIRTGGHGTPTWTQGGLSVDLSRNHGNNVHPYLSEIGSCEACEVGFDNNLCASQLRYGSIGVMGGTRPVASLGKNNGIGEPFYRHSRFDIFTKGEPMGLAHWHRMCDGHRSLTGSDILWTLNGDPSVQVIPQAMKPTYPIIARPTQEVVYDWDGNGKLPHQEYDITNNTDVSQTLSIQADSPWLSLDRTSASLAAGETITVTATANTAAVNLDEGQSVAHIYIKETGGYTTTRKFNFFKRTPHVDGLIDFDHVVSGQSQTLGSGGAKAAVNEAAVVSGGVSGKAYDTSIDPHGLVIGNDVIPSARHHSMTLSFWFNSAQAISSNVNLLHGSYDKESLNIDIVNHGTGIKMHWPSSQLAGAIEWNEIDAKYTNEGAVDIATGTWHQVTMVHEYGGINKLFFDGQLIDSAPPRGLYL; encoded by the coding sequence ATGAAAGACCTGCCCCCAGCTTTCGTGACCCCGGCTTTCAACATTTACCGGGACCCCGCTACCAGCCTGCGAGAAACAATGGCTAAACGACAGGTGTGGCTGGTTCTATTGATATCTCTACTATCCCTACAGCTCACTTTTGCAGATATTCCCAAAGGCAACCCTCAGCCTAACGCCGCAGGTGTGGTCACCCTGCGCGGCTGGGACGCCAAACTGGGGGCAGGTATCACCTGGGAAGCAAGCGCAAAGTACTTGTTGTTCAGCGGAAGTTCCGCTGGTTCTCAAGCAGAATGGACAATCAAAGGTCTGGAGAACATTTCTTACGATGTAAACCTTTTGCTCAGAAATGTCCCTGCCAGCTCTGAAGGCAAGAGCGTTCAGTTACAAATTGGTCCGGAAACCCTTCAATTCACTCTACCCCAGACAAGTGGCGACTTAACCAGTATCAAATTGGGCACGGCTACGCCCGGCGAAGGAGAGCACAAAGCATTTTTACAAGGTTTGGATGACTACAATGACAGTTTGATGGAAGTTTATCGTATCGTCCTGACTCCGGGCACGATCCAGCGGTGGTGGAATCCCCTCGGCCAGACATGGGAGACGAAGAGGCCCCCTTTAATGCTCGGAGCCCAATGGTATACCGGCAATGGTAACTTCGACACGCCATCGCCAATGAAAGATGTGGATGATGTCCGTCTTAACCGTAAAGGTTATGCAATTGTAACCACCGAGAAGCTTAGAAAAAATCTGACAAAGTTAAATGACTTTATCGCCCATAAAGAAGCCCTCGGCTTTACCGTATATGTTGTCACTGAAAAGGATCACGGTGGCGGTCATGGTGCCTATGCGGCGGATAACATACGTACCTGGCTGCGTAATAACTATCAGAGCAAGGATATTCTGTATGTCCTTATGGTCGGTGATCCCGATATTTACCAGGGCGATGTGCCGATGGCCATTGCCAAAGGCGGTATCTCACGCTTTGAACGCCAAGCTAAAGTCGATGCGGGTGAAGTTAAAGATTGGTACGAATATACCTATGGGGTAGCGGCTACCGACCATTACTACGTGGACCTGGTGAATGAAACGATTGATGCCGATGGCGATGGCGTTCTCTACAGTAATGGCGATTGGGGTAAAGGGCATTCAGGGCAGTGGAGTGTCCTCGTTGGGCGTATCCAGGTGGCGGGTGAAGGCAGTCAGTTTGGTAAGTACAGTGATGTGGATGCGATTTTGCAGAAGTTTATCGACTACGAAAACGAGGCCGATACCACCTGGCGCTACAGACCGGATATCAACGACACAACCTGGAATATCAATGCTGCTCTCTACGAATTTGCAGGCGTTGAGTATCGGGTTCGCGGAGGCGTTGTTGGCGATGGTCACGTGCCGACGGATTTCCAACAGTGGCAGAATGACCACTTCCTGACCAACTACGATATTGGCTATATCCGTACCGGTGGCCATGGTACACCCACCTGGACACAAGGCGGCCTCAGTGTCGATCTCTCACGCAACCATGGTAACAATGTCCACCCGTACTTATCCGAGATCGGCTCCTGTGAAGCCTGTGAAGTTGGTTTCGACAATAACCTTTGTGCCTCACAGTTGCGTTATGGATCCATTGGTGTCATGGGAGGGACTCGCCCGGTGGCGTCACTTGGCAAAAATAATGGTATTGGTGAACCGTTCTACCGTCATAGCCGCTTCGATATTTTCACCAAAGGTGAGCCTATGGGACTGGCACATTGGCATAGAATGTGTGATGGGCATCGGAGTCTCACAGGAAGTGATATTCTCTGGACACTCAATGGCGATCCGTCCGTCCAGGTGATTCCACAGGCGATGAAGCCAACGTACCCGATCATCGCCCGCCCGACGCAGGAAGTCGTCTATGACTGGGATGGTAATGGCAAATTACCACATCAGGAATACGACATTACCAACAACACAGATGTAAGTCAGACTCTGTCAATTCAAGCAGACAGTCCGTGGTTAAGCCTTGACAGGACATCTGCTTCACTGGCAGCAGGTGAAACGATCACTGTCACTGCTACAGCGAATACTGCCGCCGTGAACCTTGATGAAGGTCAGTCAGTCGCTCATATCTATATCAAGGAAACCGGTGGTTATACCACAACCCGGAAATTCAATTTCTTTAAACGAACACCTCACGTCGATGGTCTAATCGACTTCGACCATGTTGTTTCAGGTCAATCACAGACACTGGGTTCTGGTGGCGCGAAAGCGGCAGTCAATGAGGCAGCGGTCGTTTCCGGTGGCGTCAGTGGCAAGGCGTACGACACATCTATCGACCCCCATGGCCTGGTGATCGGCAATGATGTAATACCCTCTGCACGCCATCACAGCATGACACTCTCTTTTTGGTTTAATTCCGCCCAGGCGATCAGTTCTAACGTTAATTTACTCCATGGTTCTTATGATAAGGAGTCACTCAACATTGATATCGTCAACCATGGTACTGGCATAAAAATGCACTGGCCATCTTCACAATTGGCCGGTGCCATAGAATGGAATGAAATCGACGCCAAATACACCAATGAAGGGGCTGTAGACATTGCAACAGGGACCTGGCATCAGGTAACCATGGTCCATGAATATGGCGGTATCAACAAGCTCTTCTTCGATGGTCAGCTCATCGATTCCGCCCCCCCACGTGGGCTATACCTATAA
- a CDS encoding NADPH-dependent 2,4-dienoyl-CoA reductase — protein MTTPYPHLLAPLDLGFTTLKNRVLMGSMHTGLEERPNGFERLAAYFAERAAGGVGLIVTGGIAPNQESGGMPGASTMETMNDVKHHQLVTGAVHKAGGKICMQILHTGRYAYHPKCIAPSAIQAPINPFTPKELTSEEVDEQIESFVLSAALAKEAGYDGVEIMGSEGYFINQFIANRTNQRQDEWGGEYRQRIRLPVAMVRQTRERVGPDFIIIYRLSMLDLVEGGSSWDEIVELAKEIEQAGATILNTGIGWHEARVPTIATMVPRAAFTWVTAKIRNEISIPVITSNRINMPETAEEVLARGDADMVSMARPMLADAEWVNKAAEGRTDEINTCIGCNQACLDHVFYMKPVSCLVNPRACHETELNYLPTSKPKKLAVVGAGPAGMAFAATAAYRGHNVTLYDAADKIGGQFNIARTVPGKEEFEETLRYFKRQIELTGVELKLNHRVTAEELENSDFDEVIVATGITPRTLELEGIDHAKVLSYLDVFKGAPVGNKVAVIGAGGIGFDLCELITQEGPSSSLDIPAFMKEWGVDMTLENRGGLLTESEHPKSSREVFLLQRKKSKPGKNLGKTTGWIHRSSLANRGVRMVSACEYHKVDDQGLHLSIAGEPQVLDVDSVVICAGQEPMRELADSISSKTVHLIGGADVAAELDAKRAINQGCRLAADI, from the coding sequence ATGACTACCCCCTACCCACATCTTCTGGCACCGCTGGATCTGGGTTTCACTACACTGAAAAACCGGGTTTTGATGGGCTCCATGCATACTGGCCTGGAAGAACGACCCAACGGTTTTGAACGACTGGCGGCTTATTTTGCCGAACGCGCAGCCGGCGGTGTGGGACTCATTGTGACCGGCGGTATTGCGCCGAACCAGGAGAGCGGGGGTATGCCGGGTGCCTCCACCATGGAAACCATGAATGATGTAAAGCACCACCAGTTGGTGACAGGTGCCGTACATAAGGCTGGCGGAAAAATCTGTATGCAGATCCTGCATACCGGCCGTTATGCCTACCACCCAAAATGCATTGCTCCCAGTGCCATTCAGGCACCTATCAATCCTTTCACACCTAAAGAACTGACCTCCGAAGAGGTGGATGAGCAGATCGAGAGCTTTGTCCTCTCTGCGGCCCTGGCAAAAGAGGCAGGCTATGATGGCGTGGAAATCATGGGGTCTGAAGGGTACTTCATCAACCAGTTCATTGCCAATCGTACCAACCAGCGACAGGACGAATGGGGTGGAGAATACCGTCAGCGCATTCGCCTGCCGGTAGCCATGGTGAGACAGACCCGGGAAAGAGTAGGCCCGGACTTCATCATTATTTACCGCCTCTCCATGCTGGATCTGGTTGAAGGCGGCAGTAGCTGGGATGAAATTGTTGAACTGGCCAAAGAGATTGAGCAGGCGGGTGCCACCATTCTTAATACCGGCATTGGCTGGCACGAGGCCCGTGTCCCCACCATCGCGACAATGGTGCCAAGAGCGGCCTTTACCTGGGTAACGGCAAAAATTCGTAACGAAATTAGTATTCCGGTCATCACCTCCAACCGGATCAACATGCCGGAAACCGCAGAAGAAGTTCTGGCCCGCGGTGATGCCGACATGGTGTCCATGGCCCGCCCTATGCTGGCAGATGCCGAATGGGTGAACAAGGCGGCGGAAGGCAGAACCGATGAAATCAATACCTGCATTGGCTGTAACCAGGCCTGCCTTGATCATGTCTTTTATATGAAACCCGTCAGCTGTCTGGTAAACCCCAGAGCATGCCATGAAACCGAGCTGAACTATCTGCCAACCAGTAAACCCAAGAAGCTGGCCGTGGTGGGCGCAGGTCCTGCTGGCATGGCATTTGCCGCCACAGCCGCCTATCGTGGTCACAACGTCACACTGTATGATGCGGCAGACAAAATTGGTGGACAGTTCAATATCGCGAGAACCGTACCCGGCAAGGAAGAGTTTGAAGAGACCCTGCGCTACTTCAAACGACAGATCGAGTTGACCGGCGTCGAGCTGAAGCTCAACCACAGAGTAACGGCAGAAGAGTTGGAAAACAGTGACTTTGACGAAGTCATCGTCGCCACGGGTATCACCCCCAGAACTCTGGAGCTGGAAGGTATTGATCACGCCAAGGTGCTGAGTTATCTGGATGTGTTCAAAGGAGCACCTGTGGGCAACAAGGTAGCCGTTATCGGCGCTGGCGGTATCGGTTTTGATTTATGCGAACTGATTACCCAGGAAGGCCCATCCAGCAGCCTTGATATTCCAGCCTTTATGAAAGAGTGGGGCGTGGATATGACCCTGGAAAATCGCGGTGGCCTGCTGACCGAAAGTGAGCACCCAAAATCCTCCAGAGAAGTCTTTCTGCTGCAGAGGAAAAAGAGCAAGCCCGGTAAAAACCTCGGCAAAACCACCGGCTGGATTCACCGCTCATCACTGGCTAACCGGGGGGTGCGCATGGTTTCAGCCTGTGAGTACCATAAGGTGGATGATCAGGGTCTGCACCTGTCCATTGCCGGGGAGCCTCAGGTGCTGGATGTGGATAGCGTCGTTATCTGCGCAGGCCAGGAGCCCATGCGCGAACTCGCTGATAGCATCAGCAGCAAGACTGTGCACCTGATTGGCGGAGCGGATGTGGCTGCTGAGCTGGATGCCAAGCGGGCAATCAACCAGGGCTGCCGACTTGCCGCTGACATTTGA
- a CDS encoding GNAT family N-acetyltransferase, with protein sequence MNPIIELASCTKAVSDIALPYNLILEARFKGYRISVVPKVSDISYIREYFHSKNLKVSPIKGAKKALKKTDITKNFNKRVIELIDISAATTAAYLSFKLNHESISIEILSVKKSYQGNGLGKLLMKSIIEVATSRKVPDIVLNSDYDTISFYEKFGFEKVKTGESEPLMKLATPVRDYLRQQSLEHYHLICLDKQLLSLIPYKKV encoded by the coding sequence ATGAACCCTATAATTGAGCTTGCATCCTGTACAAAAGCTGTAAGTGACATCGCACTACCATACAACCTTATCTTAGAAGCCAGGTTTAAAGGCTATAGGATAAGCGTTGTGCCCAAAGTATCCGACATATCATATATCCGGGAATATTTTCATTCCAAAAATCTAAAAGTCTCACCTATTAAAGGTGCGAAGAAAGCATTAAAAAAAACAGATATCACTAAAAATTTCAACAAAAGAGTTATTGAACTTATTGATATCAGTGCTGCCACTACAGCTGCTTATCTGTCATTTAAACTTAATCATGAATCAATATCTATTGAAATCTTATCGGTGAAAAAATCCTATCAAGGTAATGGACTTGGAAAGTTGTTGATGAAATCCATTATTGAAGTTGCTACGTCCAGGAAAGTCCCTGACATAGTCTTGAATAGTGACTACGATACTATTTCATTTTATGAGAAATTTGGCTTTGAAAAAGTTAAAACAGGAGAATCAGAACCACTGATGAAATTAGCAACACCTGTGCGAGATTATTTACGGCAACAGAGCCTGGAACACTATCATCTGATCTGCCTGGATAAGCAGTTATTATCACTAATTCCATATAAAAAGGTTTAA